TCGAGGTCGGCGGCGAGCTGCTCGAGCAGCTCACGCCGCCGGCGCAGCGACATGCCCGTGAGGTCGTGCCCGTCGAGGCGCAGCAGATCGAAGAGCATGTAGACGACCGGCGTGCGCACGACCTCGCGCTCGATCTCTCGGCCCTTGGTGAGGTGCATCCGGTTCTGGAGGCGGGCGAAGCTGGGGCGTCCGTCGCGGTCGAAGGCGACGATCTCGCCGTCGACCACAGCGTCGTCGGCCGGCAGATGCGGGGCTCCGTCGGCAGTGAGCTCGGGGTAGCGTGCCGTGATGTCGGTGCCGCTGCGGGCGCGCAGACTGAACCGGTCCGGCCCGTCGTCGCCGCGCTGCCAGGTGCCGACCGCGCGGATGCCGTCCCACTTGATCTCGGCCCACGACGGGTCGCTGAGCGAACGGGCGAGCCCGGGCGTGCCGGACTCGGACAGCATCGGCGGGATGAAGGAGGGGAGCGGACGGGCGTCGGCGCTGCTCTCCGGCGCGGGGCGAGCGGGCTCCTCGGGGCGGGACGGCTTCGCGGTGCGGGATGGCTTCTCGGGACGGGCGGGCCTCTGCGTGCGATGCGCGGAGCGGTGCTCGGGATCCGGATGAGAGGTCGCGTCCTTCATGCGGTGCAGCAGCCACTGCGACTTCTCGCCCTCGCCGCTCGTACGGATCAGGGCGAGGCGAGCTGAGCCGAGCCGGCCGCCGGTCTGGCCGGTGAAGGTTCCGATCACCTCATCGTCGCGCCATTTCTCCAGCGAGACCGTGCCCGTGTCCCATACCGTCATCGACCCCGCGCCGTACTCGCCGGTCGGTATCTCGCCCTCGAAGGTGAGGTACTCGAGCGGATGCGGCTCGGTCATCACCGCCAGGTGGTTGCGGTCCGCGGTCTCAGGCACGCCCTTCGGCACTGCCCAGCTGATCAGCACGCCATCCCGTTCGATGCGCAGGTCGTAGTGCAGCCGGCTGGCGTGGTGCTCCTGGATGACGAACCGCGGCGCGCCACCGGAGCTCGCATATGCTGTCTTCGGCATGGGCTCGGGCGTCTTCGCGGCGTCGCGCTTGGCGAGGTACGAGGTGAGCGCCGTGCTGGCCGGGGCCAGAGCGGCGAGCGGGTCGATGCCGGCCTCCATCCGCTGCAGCACCTCATACAGTTCGAGGTGTCGCAGCTCGGGGTCGTCGAGTTCGTCCCAGGTGCGCGGTGCGGCGACCCAGGGACGCGCGCGTCCGCGCAGCGAGTAGGGTGCGATGGTGGTCTTCGAGGCGCTGTTCTGGCTCCAATCGATGAACACCCGTCCGCCGCGCTGCGATTTCGCCATGACGTGCGTGGCGAGCTCGGGGTGGTCGGCTTCGATCAGTCGGGCGATCTCCTTCGCCACGGCCGAGACATCGTCGCTGGACTGCAGTCCGGTGCCGTCGTCGGTGGTGGGCAGGCGGGCGTAGAGGTGGATGCCCTTGCTGCCGCTGGTGACCGGCATGGGCTCGAGCCCCATCCCGCTCAGGATGCCCCGGGCGATCCGCGCGATCTCCGCGCACTGTGCGAGCCCCACCCCGGGGCCCGGGTCGAGGTCGAGCACCATCCGGTCGGGCATGCCCCGACCGCCCGAATGCGTGAAGCGCCACTGCGGCACGTGCAGCTCGAGGGCTGCGATCTGCGCGAACCACACCAGTGAGGCGACGTCGTCGGCGAGGGGGTACTCCTTGGGGCCGTCGGAGTGCTCGATCGGCATCCGCCTGATCCAGTCCGGCGCGCCGCGCTCGAGCTGCTTGGTGAAGAAGCTCTCGCCCGGGGCATCCGCTGTGCCGACGCCGTCGACCCATCTCTTGCGGGTGACCGGACGCCCGCGCATGTGCGGCAGCATGAGCGGGGCGATCTGCGAGTAGTAGGCGATCACCTCGCCCTTGGTCGTCCCGGTCTCGGGATAGACGACCTTGTCGAGGTTGGTGACGCGCAGGCGGCGGCCGTCGATCTGAACGACCTGCTCGCCGGATGCCATGGGGCCAGGTTAGTGGGCATCCGCAACCCCCTCGCCGCGGGCTGGCGGTCTGGTGTTCACTGTCAGCATGAGAAGCATCTGGAAGGGCGCCCTGACGTTCGGTCTCGTGAACGTCCCGGTGAAGGTGTACTCCGCGACCGAGGACCACGACGTGCCGCTGCATCAGGTGCACCACGAGGACGGCGGGCGCATCCGCTACCAGCGCGTGTGCGAGATCGACGGGCAGCCGGTCGAGTACGCCGACATCGACCGCGCCTACGTCGACGACGGGCAGACCATCGTGCTCACCAAGGACGACCTGGCCTCCCTCCCCGCCGAGAAGAGCCGTGAGATCGACGTGGTCGAGTTCGTGCCCAGCGAGCAGGTCGATCTGCTGACGCTCGACAAGGCCTACTATCTCGAACCGGATTCGAAGTCGCCGAAGGCCTACGTGCTGCTGCGGAAGACCCTCGAGCAGACCGACCGCACCGCGATCGTGCGCTTCACCCTGCGGCAGAAGACCCGCCTGGCGGCTCTGCGCGTGCGCGGCGACGTGCTGGTGCTGCAGACGCTGCTGTGGTCGGACGAGGTGCGCGAGGCCGCTTTCCCGGCGCTGGACGAGGACGTTCGGATCAGCAAGAAAGAGCTCGAGATGTCGGCTGCTCTCGTCGAGAGCTACTCGAGCGACTTCGACCCGGAGGAGTTCGTCGACGAGTACCAGAAGGAGCTGCGCACGCTCATCGACGCGAAGATCGAGGCCGGCGAGGGCTTCGACGTCGCGGAGACCTTCGGCGACGAGGGCAAGGCCGAGAAGGGCGGCGAGGTCATCGACCTCATGGAGGCGCTGCGCGCCAGCGTCGAGCGCACCAAAGCGGCCAGGAAGGGTGGCGGCGCGGCGGCGAAGGACGCCGATGATGAGGACGCCGACGAGGTCGGTGACGACGAGAAGCCGTCGCCGAAGGGCAAGAAGGCAACGTCGAAGCAGTCAGCGCCCAAGAAGTCAGCGCCCAAGAAGTCGGCGCCCAAGAAGAAGGCCGGCTGACGAGCGGAACCTCGCCGGTCGCCGCGGTTCAGTGCTTGCCGTCTCCGTCGAGGTCGGGCGCGCGATCGAAGACCTCGGGCTCGAGTCGCAGTGCTGCGGCTTCGTCGGCGTCTGTGACGACGTCGGCGCCCGCCGACGCGGCCTTCTTCGCCTTGTGGCGTTCGCTGAGGTAGTGCCAGAGGGTGATGACGGCCGTACCGCCGACGGCGGCCAGCAGAATCAGGTCGATGTAGCTCTGCACGAAGTCCGCGACGGGCGGGATGAACCCGATCAGGTATCCGAACATGGTCAAGCCGAAGCCCCATAGCACGGCGCCGATGAGGTTGTAGAGCGAATAGCGCTTCCACGGCATATGCCCGACGCCCGCGGCCACCGGGGCGAACGTGCGCACGATCGGCACGAACCGGGCGAGGATCACCGTGATCCCGCCGAAGCGCTCGAAGAACGCGTTGGTGCGCTCGACGTTCTTCACGCTGAACAGGCCGGACTCCTTGCGCTCGAAGACGGCGGGCCCGCCCTTGTGACCGATCAGGTACCCGACCTCGCCTCCGACGAAGGCGGCGAGCCCGATCAGCAGAGCGACCACCCACACATTGAGCCCGAACACACCGTGCTCGGAGGCGCCGATCGGGTGCGACAGCAGTCCCGCGATCACGAGCAGCGTGTCGCCGGGCAGGAGGAACCCGACGAGCAGGCCGGTCTCGGCGAAGACGATGAAGCAGACGACGGCGAGCGCCCACGGGCCGGCCGCGCTGATGATGGTCTCCGGATCGAGCCACGGGATCAGAGCCGTCGGTGCCTGGAGCATGGTGTGGAGCAAAGGAGTTCCCGTCGTTCGACATCGGCGGAGTACATGGGGTGCGGTGCGGAAGATGGGACTTGAACCCACACGCCCGGGGGCACAGGAACCTAAATCCTGCGTGTCTACCGATTCCACCACTTCCGCGCGGTCTCGAGTCTAGCGATCGAGTCGGTCGGGTTTCCCGTAGATCTGCCGACAGCCGCAGCAACGGGCGCTGTGGATAACTTCCGCGCCGCCAGGACGATCTCTGTCAGGATGCCGGGCGTGAGTCATCCGTCCGTCGCCGTCGCCGAGAGAGTGCGCCGGCGTCTGCGCCTGGAGAGCACCGACCCGGCGGCGCATCCTGACGAGGCGCGGCGGATCGCGCAGCTCGAGGTGCGGCGGCACAACGACCTCGCCCTGCAGCGCGGCGAGGCGATGATCGACGACGAGGCGGCTCTCGTGCGCGACGTGCTGGCATCCGTCTCGGGCTTCGGCGCGCTGCAGCCGCTTCTCGACGACCCCGAGATCGAGGAGATCTGGCTCAACGGCCCCGATCGGGTCTTCGTCGCCAAGGACGGCGCGACGCACCGCGTCGATCTGCCGCTGACGGATGCCGTGATCCGCGATCTCGTCGAGCGGATGCTGCAGACCACGGGGCGCCGGGTCGACGTCAGCCAGCCGTTCGTCGATGCCTCCCTGCCCGACGGGTCGCGGCTGCACGTCGCCATCGCCGATGTGGTGCGCGGCTCATGGGCGGTGAACATCCGCAAGTTCCTGAAGCGGCACCGCACCCTCGACGCGCTGATCGCGCAGGGCTCGGTGCCCGAGCACGTCGCGTCCGTGCTGCTCGCCGGCCTGCGCGAGGGGCGCAGCATCATCGTCTCGGGCGCCACGCACGCGGGCAAGACCACGCTGCTCGGCGCCCTGCTCGCGGCCTGCGCGGCGGAGCAGCGCATCATCACCGTCGAGGAGACCTTCGAGCTCGCCGTCGACGGACCCGATGTCGTGGCGCTGCAGGGGCGACAGGCGAGCCTGGAGGGCACGGGCGAGATCACGCTGAGGCGGCTGGTGAAAGAGGCTCTGCGCATGCGTCCCGACCGGCTCGTCGTCGGCGAGGTCCGCGACGCCGAGGCGCTCGATCTCGTGCTCGCGCTCAACACCGGCGTTCCCGGCGCGGGCACGGTGCACGCCAACTCCGCGGCCGAAGCCCTCGAGAAGCTCGCGCTGCTGCCCCTGCTCGCCGGGCGCAACATCGACCGCGCGTTCATCGCGCCGGCGCTGGCGTCCTCGATCTCATTCGTCGTGCACTGCCGGCGCGAGGCCGACGGATCCCGTCGCGTGGCCGAACTGATCGCGCCGACGGGCGAGGTCGTCGACGGACGCATCATGAGCACACCGGTCTACCGGGCGGAGGGAGGGGGATGACTCTGCTCGTCGGCGCACTGCTCGGCGCCGGTCTGCTGCTGTGCGCGTCGCCCTGGCTGTGGCCGGCGCGGGATCGCCCCCCGCGCGAACCGCGCAGTTCGCGCCTGCGGCGGCTTCTCGACGAGGCTGGGCATTCGCGCACGCCGGTGCGCACGATCGCGGCCGTCATGATCGTGCTCGCCGCGGTGGCCGCCGCCTTCGCCTGGCTGCTCACGGGCATACCCGTGCTGGCTGCTCTCGCGGCGCTCGCCGGAGTCGCGGCACCGGTCATGTTCCTGCGCGGACGGCGCCTCCGGCTGCGCAAAGCGCGGCGACAGATGTGGCCGGACGTCTGCGACCTGCTGGTCGCGGCGATCCGGGTAGGGCTCTCGCTGCCCGATGCGGTCGCGAGTCTCGCCGAGTCAGCGCCCCCGGCCGTGCGCCCGGCGTTCGGCGTCTTCGCCCGCGACCTGCAGTCCACCGGGCGCTTCGAGTCGAGTCTCGACCGGCTGAAGGCGACGCTGGCCGATCCGATCGCCGACCGCATCGTCGAGACCCTGCGGATGGCCCGCCAGGTCGGCGGCACTGAGCTCACCGGCGTGCTGCGGGCGCTGTCGTCGTCGGTGCGCGCCGATGCGGCGCTGCGCGGCGAGGTCGAGGCGCGACAGTCGTGGATCCGGGGCGCGGCCGTGCTCGGCGCCGTCGCGCCCTGGGTGGTCCTGGCACTGCTGGCGATGCGCCCTGAAGGCCGTGATGCGTACGGCAGCACCGAGGGCGTCGTGGTGATCCTCGTCGGGGCGGTCGTGTCAGTGGTGGCATTCCGGATCATGCTGCGCATCGGGCGGCTGCCCGAGCCGGAGCGGTGGTTCGGATGAGCGCGGTGACGGATGCCGCGGTCGCGGTGCTGCTGGGCGGGGCGTTCGCGCTCGGGCTGCTCGGCGTGCTCTCCGCACTGCCTCGCTGGGGTGCGCCGCGTCTCGAGCAGCGGATCGCACCCTATGTGCGCGATGTGGTCGACGACCAGGCGCTGCCGGCGGGCATCCTGCCCACGGTCGGCGTCATGCCCGTGCACGGCCGGCGGCTCTGGGACAGCTGTCGCGGCATGTTCGAGCGAGTGATCGGGGGTGGCGACGCGCTGCGACTGCGCCTCGCGCAGGCCGGGCTGGCGCGGACTCCCGCGATGTTCCGGGGGCGTCAGCTGGCGTGGGGCGTAGCCGGGCTCGTGGCGGGTGCGGTCGTGGTGGTCGGCATCGCCGTGTCGGGTCGGATGACTGCGCCGGCGGCTCTGCTGCCGATCATCGCCGCAGCCGGCGCCGCGATCGCTTACGACATGCAGCTCACGGGTCGTGCCCGAGCCCGTCGGGCCCGCCTCGCAGACGAACTGCCCACCACGCTCGAGTTCCTCGCCCTGTGCCTCTCGGCGGGCGAGTTGCTGCTCGACGCGCTGCGGAGGGTGTCGTCGATCGGCACGGGGGAGCTGACCGGTGAGCTGCGGCAGACCGTGCTCGCCGTGCACACCGGCTCGCCGCTCGCCGACGCGCTCGGCGAGACCGCCACGAGGCTGCAGCTGTCCGGTCTGTCGCGCGCGACCGATCAGATCATCGCCGCACTCGAGCACGGCGCGCCGCTCGCGGCGGTGCTGCACTCCCAGGCCGCCGACGCGCGCGACGAGGCGAAGCGGGTGCTCATCGAGCAGGCGGGGCAGAAGGAGATCCTCATGCTGCTGCCGCTCGTATTCCTGATCCTGCCGCTGAGCGTGCTCTTCGCGGTGTACCCGGGCCTGTTCATCCTGCGACTGGGGCTCGGCTGAGACGAGATCGACGATCCGGAGGGAAGAATGAAGAAGCTGCAGAGATGGTTCGCGGCCGGCCGTGAGCTGGCCGAGGACGACCGGGGCGATGTGCCCGGATGGGTGCTGGTGACGCTGATGACTGCGGCGCTGGTCGTGGTGATATGGGCGGTCGCCGGTCCCGCGCTGGTCGATCTGTTCGAGCAGGCGATCTCGCGCGTCTCGGGTATATGACCGGGGCGGTCGATGCGTGCGCGGTCACTGCTCGCCGATGAACGCGGGTCGAGTCCCGTCGAGTTCGTGCTCGTCGGCGCGCTGCTGACCGCGCTCACTCTCGCCGTGCTGCAGATCGCCTTCGCCGTGTATGTCCGCAACGTCGTGCACGACGCCGCTGTCGAGGGCGCGTACCACGCCGCCCTGGCCGACACGACACTCGACGAGGGTGCCGCGCGCACCGAGGCTGTGATCACCCGGGCCGTCGGAGCCGAGTACGCAGGGGACGTGGCGATCGGCGAGGACATGGCCCTGGGGCATCCGAGCGTGGTCGTGCGCGTCCGCACCGCCTTGCCCGTGCTGGGCCTGCTCGGCGTTCCGTTCGGATTGGAGGTGGATGCTCGTGCGCCCGTCGAATCGTTCGGCGACGAGTGAGTCGCTCATCGGCGACGAGTCCGGCTCCGCAGCCCTGGAGTTCATCGTCGCCGGAGTGCTGCTGCTC
The window above is part of the Microbacterium sp. nov. GSS16 genome. Proteins encoded here:
- a CDS encoding CpaF family protein → MSHPSVAVAERVRRRLRLESTDPAAHPDEARRIAQLEVRRHNDLALQRGEAMIDDEAALVRDVLASVSGFGALQPLLDDPEIEEIWLNGPDRVFVAKDGATHRVDLPLTDAVIRDLVERMLQTTGRRVDVSQPFVDASLPDGSRLHVAIADVVRGSWAVNIRKFLKRHRTLDALIAQGSVPEHVASVLLAGLREGRSIIVSGATHAGKTTLLGALLAACAAEQRIITVEETFELAVDGPDVVALQGRQASLEGTGEITLRRLVKEALRMRPDRLVVGEVRDAEALDLVLALNTGVPGAGTVHANSAAEALEKLALLPLLAGRNIDRAFIAPALASSISFVVHCRREADGSRRVAELIAPTGEVVDGRIMSTPVYRAEGGG
- a CDS encoding TadE/TadG family type IV pilus assembly protein: MRARSLLADERGSSPVEFVLVGALLTALTLAVLQIAFAVYVRNVVHDAAVEGAYHAALADTTLDEGAARTEAVITRAVGAEYAGDVAIGEDMALGHPSVVVRVRTALPVLGLLGVPFGLEVDARAPVESFGDE
- the ku gene encoding non-homologous end joining protein Ku, with the translated sequence MRSIWKGALTFGLVNVPVKVYSATEDHDVPLHQVHHEDGGRIRYQRVCEIDGQPVEYADIDRAYVDDGQTIVLTKDDLASLPAEKSREIDVVEFVPSEQVDLLTLDKAYYLEPDSKSPKAYVLLRKTLEQTDRTAIVRFTLRQKTRLAALRVRGDVLVLQTLLWSDEVREAAFPALDEDVRISKKELEMSAALVESYSSDFDPEEFVDEYQKELRTLIDAKIEAGEGFDVAETFGDEGKAEKGGEVIDLMEALRASVERTKAARKGGGAAAKDADDEDADEVGDDEKPSPKGKKATSKQSAPKKSAPKKSAPKKKAG
- a CDS encoding ATP-dependent DNA ligase, whose translation is MASGEQVVQIDGRRLRVTNLDKVVYPETGTTKGEVIAYYSQIAPLMLPHMRGRPVTRKRWVDGVGTADAPGESFFTKQLERGAPDWIRRMPIEHSDGPKEYPLADDVASLVWFAQIAALELHVPQWRFTHSGGRGMPDRMVLDLDPGPGVGLAQCAEIARIARGILSGMGLEPMPVTSGSKGIHLYARLPTTDDGTGLQSSDDVSAVAKEIARLIEADHPELATHVMAKSQRGGRVFIDWSQNSASKTTIAPYSLRGRARPWVAAPRTWDELDDPELRHLELYEVLQRMEAGIDPLAALAPASTALTSYLAKRDAAKTPEPMPKTAYASSGGAPRFVIQEHHASRLHYDLRIERDGVLISWAVPKGVPETADRNHLAVMTEPHPLEYLTFEGEIPTGEYGAGSMTVWDTGTVSLEKWRDDEVIGTFTGQTGGRLGSARLALIRTSGEGEKSQWLLHRMKDATSHPDPEHRSAHRTQRPARPEKPSRTAKPSRPEEPARPAPESSADARPLPSFIPPMLSESGTPGLARSLSDPSWAEIKWDGIRAVGTWQRGDDGPDRFSLRARSGTDITARYPELTADGAPHLPADDAVVDGEIVAFDRDGRPSFARLQNRMHLTKGREIEREVVRTPVVYMLFDLLRLDGHDLTGMSLRRRRELLEQLAADLDAPVQVPPVFDDLEAALDASREFGLEGVVAKDPDSRYRPGRRSGSWLKLKQTHTQEVVIVGIRPGQGSRRSGIGSLLLAVPSSESQGGLRYVGRVGTGFTDRMLHELSAQLEPLRMKAAPLRVPAPDASDALWVRPELVGEVEFANWSPGGILRHSRWRGLRPDKSPDEVRVEG
- a CDS encoding type II secretion system F family protein translates to MTLLVGALLGAGLLLCASPWLWPARDRPPREPRSSRLRRLLDEAGHSRTPVRTIAAVMIVLAAVAAAFAWLLTGIPVLAALAALAGVAAPVMFLRGRRLRLRKARRQMWPDVCDLLVAAIRVGLSLPDAVASLAESAPPAVRPAFGVFARDLQSTGRFESSLDRLKATLADPIADRIVETLRMARQVGGTELTGVLRALSSSVRADAALRGEVEARQSWIRGAAVLGAVAPWVVLALLAMRPEGRDAYGSTEGVVVILVGAVVSVVAFRIMLRIGRLPEPERWFG
- a CDS encoding DedA family protein, with translation MLQAPTALIPWLDPETIISAAGPWALAVVCFIVFAETGLLVGFLLPGDTLLVIAGLLSHPIGASEHGVFGLNVWVVALLIGLAAFVGGEVGYLIGHKGGPAVFERKESGLFSVKNVERTNAFFERFGGITVILARFVPIVRTFAPVAAGVGHMPWKRYSLYNLIGAVLWGFGLTMFGYLIGFIPPVADFVQSYIDLILLAAVGGTAVITLWHYLSERHKAKKAASAGADVVTDADEAAALRLEPEVFDRAPDLDGDGKH
- a CDS encoding type II secretion system F family protein, translated to MSAVTDAAVAVLLGGAFALGLLGVLSALPRWGAPRLEQRIAPYVRDVVDDQALPAGILPTVGVMPVHGRRLWDSCRGMFERVIGGGDALRLRLAQAGLARTPAMFRGRQLAWGVAGLVAGAVVVVGIAVSGRMTAPAALLPIIAAAGAAIAYDMQLTGRARARRARLADELPTTLEFLALCLSAGELLLDALRRVSSIGTGELTGELRQTVLAVHTGSPLADALGETATRLQLSGLSRATDQIIAALEHGAPLAAVLHSQAADARDEAKRVLIEQAGQKEILMLLPLVFLILPLSVLFAVYPGLFILRLGLG